In one Mucilaginibacter ginsenosidivorax genomic region, the following are encoded:
- a CDS encoding dipeptidase encodes MKKLLFPLLFLSLKLCAQDAAKIHQKAILIDTHNDVLSNELITKFDLGKRQTEGDFDLVRAKEGGLDAQIFSIWCGENYGKGTAFAFANREIDSLYALIKRYPDKITLVHNSAELKKAVDQKKLAALIGVEGGHMIEDRMDYIDSLAKRGMNYLTLTWNNSTSWATSARDEVTKKDSLKFLGLTDYGKQIVKHLNQLGVMVDVSHVGERTFYDVLATTTKPVIASHSCAWSIDPSRRNMKDYQLKALAKNGGVICLNFYSGFVDSTYSPKVAVFLHQHRAELDSLTKIYNDGDLANIRLNAMYKAESDKIRPPLSLLIHHIDYIVKLIGVDHVGIGSDFDGAESYPLGLDSVSDYPKITEELLKLNYTEKDIDKILGGNVMRVLKANTGK; translated from the coding sequence ATGAAAAAACTGCTGTTTCCTTTACTTTTCCTTTCTTTAAAACTTTGCGCGCAGGATGCCGCTAAAATTCACCAGAAAGCAATTTTAATAGATACCCATAACGATGTATTATCTAACGAACTGATTACGAAGTTTGATTTGGGTAAACGGCAAACCGAGGGCGATTTTGATTTGGTACGCGCCAAAGAGGGCGGGCTGGATGCACAGATCTTCTCTATCTGGTGTGGCGAAAATTATGGTAAAGGTACCGCCTTTGCCTTTGCCAATCGCGAAATTGATTCGTTATACGCGCTTATAAAACGCTATCCGGATAAAATTACGCTGGTACATAACAGCGCCGAACTGAAAAAAGCGGTAGACCAAAAAAAGCTGGCCGCACTAATCGGGGTTGAAGGCGGGCACATGATTGAAGACCGAATGGATTATATTGACAGCCTGGCCAAACGGGGCATGAATTATTTAACCCTTACCTGGAACAACAGCACCTCGTGGGCAACTTCGGCCCGTGATGAGGTGACTAAAAAAGACAGCCTGAAGTTTTTAGGCCTTACCGATTATGGCAAGCAAATTGTTAAGCACCTGAACCAATTGGGGGTTATGGTTGATGTATCGCACGTAGGCGAACGCACCTTTTATGATGTGCTGGCCACCACTACCAAGCCCGTTATTGCATCGCATAGCTGCGCCTGGAGTATCGACCCCAGCAGGCGCAATATGAAAGACTATCAGTTGAAAGCCCTGGCCAAAAACGGGGGAGTGATCTGCCTTAATTTTTATAGTGGATTTGTGGATAGCACCTATTCGCCAAAAGTGGCCGTGTTTTTACACCAGCACAGAGCCGAGCTGGATTCGCTTACCAAAATTTACAACGATGGCGACCTGGCCAACATCAGGCTGAATGCGATGTATAAAGCCGAATCGGACAAAATTCGTCCGCCCCTGAGTTTACTCATTCATCATATCGATTACATAGTAAAATTAATAGGGGTGGATCATGTAGGCATCGGTTCGGATTTTGATGGCGCCGAATCCTATCCGCTGGGACTTGATAGCGTGAGCGATTATCCAAAAATCACCGAAGAACTACTGAAACTAAACTACACCGAAAAAGATATTGATAAAATTTTAGGCGGCAATGTGATGCGGGTTTTGAAGGCTAATACGGGGAAATAG
- a CDS encoding energy transducer TonB: MIKKLLFILFSVTVISSNLYAQDKYVVFMDRNGQRVADRMQAASYSFIQKLQDSAWFVKEFDMRDTIISSGYYKDEKLTIPTGKFIYYEKKQPLTGFAGINVDTMNHIKISGYFLNGKKNGVWREYDTGRLQYLKTYVDDKLDGLYQNFSMAGDGVVFEGYYVNGHKEGDWCTLGSDGFADRVEVFNKKGVVVKHYNYVLNDFRAPEMPYNLSTYMKRKTENYVFKRSTGKIVVSFVVTKEGSITNPKVITSFDQELDDLVVDALTSSAKWKPAFAKGQNINCNFTITLNIYESSLNLSNPANLHKKYNLQTGSYQ, translated from the coding sequence ATGATTAAAAAATTACTCTTCATTTTGTTTTCTGTAACTGTTATAAGTTCAAATCTATACGCCCAGGATAAGTATGTAGTTTTTATGGATCGTAATGGCCAACGCGTGGCAGATAGGATGCAGGCGGCTTCTTATTCATTTATCCAAAAGCTGCAAGATTCGGCATGGTTTGTAAAAGAGTTTGATATGCGCGATACTATCATCTCTTCGGGCTATTACAAAGATGAAAAATTGACTATTCCAACCGGTAAATTCATTTATTACGAAAAAAAACAACCATTAACCGGGTTCGCAGGCATAAATGTAGATACCATGAACCACATAAAAATTTCAGGATATTTTTTAAATGGTAAAAAAAATGGCGTTTGGCGCGAGTATGACACTGGCAGGCTACAATATTTAAAAACTTACGTCGACGATAAATTGGATGGATTGTACCAAAATTTTAGTATGGCAGGCGATGGGGTTGTTTTTGAGGGTTACTACGTTAATGGGCATAAAGAGGGCGACTGGTGTACTTTGGGTAGTGACGGTTTTGCAGATAGGGTAGAGGTTTTTAATAAAAAAGGGGTTGTAGTTAAGCACTACAATTACGTTTTAAACGATTTTCGTGCGCCGGAGATGCCTTATAACCTGAGTACCTATATGAAACGCAAAACTGAAAATTACGTTTTTAAAAGAAGCACGGGGAAAATTGTTGTAAGCTTTGTGGTTACAAAAGAGGGGAGCATAACAAATCCTAAAGTCATCACCTCTTTTGATCAGGAACTTGATGATTTAGTTGTTGATGCTTTAACCAGCTCTGCTAAATGGAAACCTGCGTTTGCAAAAGGGCAAAATATTAATTGCAATTTTACCATAACCCTTAATATCTACGAGTCGTCGTTGAATTTAAGTAATCCGGCTAATCTCCATAAAAAATACAATCTTCAAACAGGTTCATACCAATAA
- the trxB gene encoding thioredoxin-disulfide reductase, with amino-acid sequence MSEELEHVKCLIIGSGPAGYTAAIYASRADLKPVMYTGLLAGGQLTQTTDVENFPGYPEGIMGPEMMEDFRKQAERLGTDIRFGYVSSVDFTSLPHKVVVDEVKTILADTVIVSTGASAKWLGLPSEQKYSGFGVSACAVCDGFFFKGQDVAIVGAGDTAAEEATYLAKLCRKVYMIVRRDEFRASKAMVHRVKNTPNIEILYNTETKEILGDGQSVTAVKVINNVTNIETDLNVTGFFVAIGHHPNTDIFKGWLNMDETGYIITRPGSTETNVEGVFCCGDAQDHIYRQAVTAAGTGCMAAIDAERYLAGKEHVVTA; translated from the coding sequence ATGTCTGAAGAATTAGAACACGTAAAATGCCTGATCATCGGATCGGGCCCGGCAGGATATACTGCTGCCATATATGCCTCAAGGGCCGATCTTAAACCGGTAATGTATACTGGTTTATTAGCCGGCGGGCAACTAACACAAACAACCGACGTAGAAAACTTCCCTGGTTATCCGGAAGGCATCATGGGCCCCGAAATGATGGAAGATTTCAGGAAACAGGCCGAACGCCTGGGTACCGACATCCGTTTTGGCTATGTAAGCTCGGTTGATTTTACCAGCCTGCCGCATAAAGTGGTGGTTGATGAGGTGAAAACTATTCTTGCCGATACCGTTATCGTTTCAACAGGTGCATCGGCCAAATGGCTGGGCCTGCCATCCGAGCAAAAATATAGTGGCTTTGGTGTTTCGGCCTGTGCCGTATGCGATGGTTTCTTTTTTAAAGGCCAGGATGTAGCCATTGTAGGTGCCGGCGATACCGCTGCCGAAGAAGCTACCTACCTTGCCAAATTATGCCGTAAGGTTTACATGATTGTTCGCCGCGATGAATTCCGCGCCTCAAAAGCAATGGTGCACCGCGTGAAAAATACACCCAATATCGAAATCCTGTACAATACCGAAACCAAAGAGATTCTTGGCGATGGGCAAAGCGTAACGGCGGTTAAAGTAATTAACAATGTTACCAATATTGAAACCGACCTTAACGTTACCGGTTTTTTTGTGGCGATAGGTCATCACCCCAATACCGATATTTTTAAAGGCTGGTTAAACATGGACGAGACAGGTTATATCATAACCCGCCCCGGATCAACAGAAACCAACGTAGAAGGTGTATTTTGCTGCGGCGATGCCCAGGATCATATATACCGCCAGGCTGTAACAGCCGCAGGCACCGGCTGTATGGCCGCTATCGACGCCGAGCGTTACCTTGCCGGCAAAGAGCATGTGGTAACGGCGTAA
- a CDS encoding family 20 glycosylhydrolase, with protein MLKKTVVMLSALLTVFTIVKAQDTDPYAGIIPAPVSLTKSPGTFLFSQETKVQADSPSNKAVAFFKDYLAGNQAYNAAIVAKNAVAASNVITLTSAGTDNLPAEGYRLTITPQQITVAGKGAGLFYGIQTLIQLFPADRAATAKLPCVQIEDYPRFGYRGAMLDVGRHFFGVEMVKKYIDLLAAYKLNNFHWHLTEDQGWRIEIKKYPKLTQISSMRAQTLIGGYRDKTPQQFDGTPYGGFYTQDQIRDVVKYAAARYINIVPEIEMPGHSQAALAAYPELSCDPTKTYKPAETWGVFKDIYCPSDKTFAFIQDVLTEVMALFPSKYIHIGGDEAPKDAWKQSVFCQQLIKKLKLKDENELQSYFIQRVEKFVNSKGRNIIGWDEILEGGLAPNAAVMSWRGEEGGIAAAQQKHNVIMTPGSHGLYIDHGQGKPSQEPLNIGGNEPLSKIYSYDPTPEALTPEQKTYIMGVQANLWTEYVATEAKVQFMLLPRLMALSEIAWSPLANKNFKDFSETRLPSHLAWLDKNNLDYHVPVAIGAKDTVMIGSQVSVNLKSPVDGAKIYYTIDGYTPRETDLEYHIPMNYDVPTDQYRELQTIVITPSGKRSNVTRTLVYNKVPFAAVNYTGNASGLKYQLFTGTFGSTSQLIGLPSDSGAVKNFSTTDFRKSKGKFGVIYNGFINIEADGNYGFSTLSANGSVLLIEDQVIVDNDGKHITNEQFGAAPLLKGYHKFTLKYVDAGGNNTLKVFISAPGKTKAELTADVLKN; from the coding sequence ATGCTCAAAAAAACTGTCGTGATGCTAAGCGCATTGTTAACCGTGTTTACTATTGTTAAAGCCCAGGATACCGATCCGTATGCAGGGATTATCCCGGCGCCGGTGTCGCTCACAAAATCCCCCGGAACTTTCCTGTTCAGCCAGGAAACAAAGGTTCAGGCCGATTCGCCTTCAAACAAAGCGGTGGCGTTTTTTAAAGATTACCTGGCCGGCAACCAGGCGTACAACGCGGCTATAGTTGCAAAAAACGCCGTAGCAGCCTCAAATGTCATCACCTTAACATCAGCAGGTACCGATAACCTGCCTGCCGAAGGTTACCGCCTAACCATTACCCCGCAGCAAATTACAGTAGCTGGTAAAGGAGCCGGATTGTTTTACGGCATTCAAACGCTTATCCAGCTATTCCCTGCCGATAGGGCTGCCACAGCTAAATTGCCTTGCGTGCAGATTGAGGATTATCCACGTTTTGGCTACCGTGGCGCCATGCTTGATGTAGGCCGGCACTTTTTTGGCGTAGAGATGGTTAAAAAATATATCGACCTGCTGGCTGCCTACAAGCTAAACAACTTTCACTGGCACCTTACCGAAGACCAGGGCTGGCGCATCGAGATAAAAAAATATCCAAAGCTTACGCAAATCAGCAGTATGCGTGCGCAAACGCTCATTGGTGGTTACCGCGACAAAACACCACAGCAGTTTGACGGTACCCCTTACGGCGGTTTTTACACCCAGGACCAAATTCGCGATGTAGTAAAATATGCCGCCGCCAGGTACATCAACATCGTACCCGAAATTGAAATGCCGGGCCACTCGCAAGCCGCGCTGGCTGCTTACCCTGAGCTGAGTTGCGACCCAACCAAAACGTACAAACCCGCCGAAACCTGGGGCGTATTTAAAGATATCTATTGTCCGTCCGATAAAACATTTGCCTTTATACAGGATGTATTGACTGAGGTGATGGCGCTGTTTCCCAGCAAGTACATCCACATTGGGGGCGACGAAGCCCCTAAAGATGCCTGGAAACAGTCGGTATTTTGCCAGCAGCTGATTAAAAAACTAAAACTGAAAGATGAGAATGAGCTGCAAAGCTATTTTATACAACGGGTTGAAAAATTTGTAAACTCCAAAGGCCGCAACATCATTGGCTGGGACGAAATTTTAGAAGGTGGCCTTGCCCCGAATGCTGCTGTAATGAGCTGGCGCGGCGAAGAAGGCGGTATTGCAGCCGCTCAACAAAAGCATAACGTGATAATGACACCTGGCAGCCACGGCCTTTATATAGATCACGGGCAGGGCAAACCAAGCCAGGAGCCACTGAATATTGGCGGTAACGAGCCGTTATCAAAAATTTATAGCTACGATCCAACTCCTGAAGCATTAACACCCGAGCAAAAAACTTACATTATGGGTGTACAGGCCAACCTTTGGACCGAGTATGTAGCTACCGAGGCTAAAGTACAGTTTATGCTGCTGCCACGCTTAATGGCCTTATCTGAAATTGCCTGGAGCCCGTTAGCTAACAAAAACTTTAAAGATTTTAGTGAAACCCGTTTACCATCGCACTTAGCCTGGCTGGATAAAAACAACCTTGATTATCATGTGCCGGTTGCTATTGGAGCAAAAGATACCGTAATGATTGGGTCGCAGGTGAGCGTGAACCTGAAATCGCCGGTTGATGGTGCAAAAATTTACTATACTATTGATGGCTACACGCCACGCGAAACTGATTTGGAGTATCATATTCCGATGAACTACGATGTACCAACCGACCAGTACCGCGAATTACAAACTATTGTAATTACGCCATCGGGCAAGCGTAGCAATGTTACCCGCACATTGGTTTACAATAAAGTACCTTTTGCAGCCGTTAATTACACAGGCAACGCAAGTGGCCTTAAATACCAATTATTTACAGGCACTTTTGGCAGTACAAGCCAGTTAATAGGCTTGCCAAGCGATAGCGGAGCGGTAAAAAACTTTAGTACAACAGATTTCAGGAAAAGTAAAGGTAAGTTTGGTGTAATTTACAACGGATTTATTAATATTGAAGCTGATGGCAACTATGGCTTCTCGACATTATCGGCCAACGGCTCGGTTTTGTTGATAGAAGACCAGGTTATAGTTGATAATGATGGCAAGCATATAACCAATGAGCAATTTGGTGCCGCGCCTTTATTAAAAGGTTACCACAAGTTTACACTTAAATATGTAGACGCCGGTGGCAACAACACGTTGAAAGTGTTTATATCGGCACCGGGCAAAACCAAGGCTGAGTTGACCGCCGATGTGCTGAAAAATTAA